The Prochlorococcus marinus CUG1416 genome has a segment encoding these proteins:
- a CDS encoding AAA family ATPase — protein MLIHLKIENIALIEIIEINFEKGLNIITGDSGSGKSLILDSLNVLFGGTNIPIKHLIRPEKDYCFIQAKFSSTPQINDWLVSNGFERSALELIIKRESYKKNKKILSKFSLNNSSINKQLLEELGRLLIDFAGQSDTFIFDSQDKRRLIIDDLCSQDLRDTNAKIKNIWQQSEVLKGLMNKKLESSKKQEENNLLIKQMFKTLDEANLNSSEEILELESIENKLVNNLEINNSIQSSLENLNNFSHDEPSVSFLINQSIKVLNRTADFDCKIQKFREKLLHIQADVEDLIFDLNSYIEDVENHESNLPEIQKRLFFLKNLEKTFSLELPQLIEKRDQLKTYFLQNNQDNEICKIKSQIKNLQSNLNSLFVIQSTERKKIAKLLQNSVISILKNLGLENANFSIQFSECNPSGDGINNINFLFSANPDQKLAPLSSVISGGEMSRFLLAIKSSISKKPNTFFLDEIDNGLSGKSLFSLVELIKEISKDQQVLCITHQPFLAAGGLAHFKVHKNVIDGITYTSISKLATKKQRKNELIELIGGGFGEANDYASSLLDRAAA, from the coding sequence ATGTTAATACACCTAAAAATAGAGAATATTGCCTTAATAGAAATTATAGAAATTAATTTCGAAAAAGGTTTGAATATCATTACTGGAGATTCAGGTTCTGGAAAATCACTAATTTTAGATTCCTTAAATGTTTTATTTGGTGGAACTAATATACCTATAAAACATTTAATACGTCCAGAAAAAGATTATTGTTTTATTCAGGCAAAATTCTCTTCCACTCCCCAAATTAACGATTGGTTAGTTAGTAATGGTTTTGAAAGAAGTGCCTTAGAACTAATAATCAAAAGAGAATCTTATAAAAAAAATAAAAAAATCTTATCCAAATTTAGTCTTAATAATTCATCCATTAATAAACAATTATTAGAGGAACTTGGAAGATTGTTAATAGATTTTGCAGGTCAATCAGATACTTTTATTTTTGATTCTCAAGACAAGAGAAGATTAATTATTGATGATTTATGTTCGCAAGATTTGAGAGATACCAATGCAAAGATTAAAAATATATGGCAGCAAAGTGAGGTTTTAAAAGGATTAATGAATAAAAAACTAGAATCCTCTAAGAAACAAGAAGAAAACAACTTATTAATTAAACAAATGTTTAAGACTTTAGACGAAGCTAACTTAAATTCCAGTGAGGAAATCTTAGAATTAGAGTCAATAGAAAATAAACTTGTAAATAATCTCGAAATAAATAATTCAATTCAATCATCTTTAGAGAACTTAAATAATTTCAGTCATGATGAGCCATCAGTCTCTTTTTTGATAAATCAATCAATAAAAGTTTTAAACAGAACAGCAGATTTTGATTGTAAGATTCAAAAATTTAGAGAGAAGTTATTACATATTCAAGCTGATGTTGAAGATTTAATTTTCGACCTCAACTCATATATAGAAGATGTAGAAAATCACGAATCTAATCTTCCAGAAATACAAAAAAGATTATTTTTTTTAAAAAATTTGGAGAAAACTTTTTCATTGGAGCTACCTCAATTAATTGAAAAGCGGGATCAATTAAAGACATATTTTCTACAAAACAATCAAGATAATGAGATTTGTAAGATAAAGAGTCAAATCAAAAATTTACAAAGTAATTTAAATTCTTTATTTGTTATTCAATCTACTGAAAGAAAAAAAATTGCAAAACTGTTACAGAATTCAGTAATCTCAATTTTAAAAAATTTAGGCTTAGAAAATGCAAATTTTTCAATTCAATTTTCTGAATGTAATCCTTCTGGCGATGGGATTAATAATATAAATTTTTTGTTCTCTGCTAATCCTGATCAGAAGCTTGCTCCTCTATCGAGTGTTATTTCTGGTGGCGAAATGTCAAGATTTTTACTAGCGATTAAATCTAGTATTTCTAAAAAACCAAATACTTTCTTTTTAGATGAAATTGATAATGGTCTAAGTGGTAAATCCTTGTTTTCGTTGGTTGAGCTAATAAAAGAAATATCTAAAGATCAACAGGTTTTATGTATTACACATCAGCCTTTTTTAGCTGCTGGAGGTTTAGCTCATTTTAAAGTGCATAAAAATGTAATTGATGGAATAACTTATACTTCAATATCAAAATTAGCTACAAAAAAACAAAGAAAAAATGAATTAATAGAACTTATTGGTGGAGGGTTTGGCGAAGCAAATGATTACGCTTCTAGTCTTCTTGACAGGGCAGCTGCATAA
- the uvrA gene encoding excinuclease ABC subunit UvrA, whose product MVTKIHNSFEEDNSINIRGARQHNLKNIDLSLPRNKFIVFTGVSGSGKSSLAFDTIFAEGQRRYVESLSAYARQFLGQVDKPDVDNIEGLSPAISIDQKSTSHNPRSTVGTVTEIQDYLRLLFGRAGEPHCHHCGIPIAPQTIDEMVDQILLLPEGTRYQLLAPVVRGKKGTHTKLISGLAAEGFARVRINGEVRELADSIELDKNQIHSIEVVVDRLIARDGIQERLNDSLQTCLKRGDGLAIVEVVPKKGENLPPNLDREKLYSENYACPVHGSIVEELSPRLFSFNSPYGACPDCHGIGYLKKFTADRVIPDKTLPVYAAIAPWSEKDNTYYFSLLFSVGQAYGFELKTPWKDLSDLQKKVLLLGSDKPILIQADSRFKTSSGFERPFEGILPILERQLNEANGESVKQKLEKYLELVPCNTCSGKRLRPEALAVKLGPYNITDLTSISVSETLTHIERIMGLGKTNKENISLSEKQKQIGELVLKEIRLRLKFLINVGLDYLTLDRPAMTLSGGEAQRIRLATQIGAGLTGVLYVLDEPSIGLHQRDNDRLLETLKSLRDLGNTLVVVEHDEDTMKSADYIVDIGPGAGIYGGEIIAKGSYEDVLKSDRSLTGAYLSGRKSIPTPKERRSSVKKSLILNNCSKNNLKNISVEFPLGRLVSVTGVSGSGKSTLINELLHPALCHSLGLKVPFPQGVKELKGIKAIDKVIVIDQSPIGRTPRSNPATYTGAFDPIRQLFTATVEAKARGYQAGQFSFNVKGGRCEACKGQGVNVIEMNFLPDVYVQCEVCKGARFNRETLQVKYKGFNISDVLEMTVEKAAETFSAIPQAADRLSTLVDVGLGYVKLGQPAPTLSGGEAQRVKLATELSKRATGKTLYLIDEPTTGLSFYDVHKLMDVIQRLVDKGNSVIVIEHNLDVIRCSDWIIDLGPDGGNKGGEVITEGIPEDVAKHPTSHTAKYLKKVLK is encoded by the coding sequence ATGGTTACAAAAATCCATAATAGTTTTGAAGAAGATAATTCAATCAATATTAGGGGAGCTCGTCAGCATAATTTAAAAAATATTGACCTTTCTCTCCCAAGGAATAAATTTATAGTTTTTACTGGTGTGAGTGGAAGTGGTAAAAGTTCTTTAGCTTTTGATACCATTTTTGCTGAAGGTCAAAGAAGATATGTTGAAAGTCTTTCAGCATATGCAAGGCAATTTTTAGGTCAAGTAGATAAACCAGATGTCGACAATATTGAGGGCTTATCCCCTGCTATTTCAATTGATCAAAAATCTACAAGTCATAACCCTCGGTCAACAGTTGGAACAGTAACTGAGATACAAGATTATCTAAGATTGTTGTTTGGACGTGCTGGCGAGCCTCATTGTCATCACTGTGGGATTCCAATTGCGCCTCAAACCATTGATGAAATGGTTGATCAAATTCTTCTATTGCCAGAAGGTACAAGGTACCAATTGTTAGCTCCTGTTGTACGGGGGAAGAAAGGAACACACACAAAATTAATAAGTGGACTAGCTGCTGAGGGCTTTGCTAGGGTAAGAATTAACGGGGAGGTAAGAGAACTTGCAGATAGTATTGAATTAGATAAGAATCAAATTCATAGTATTGAGGTAGTAGTTGATAGATTAATAGCAAGAGATGGAATACAAGAAAGATTGAATGATTCTCTACAAACTTGTCTCAAAAGAGGCGACGGTTTAGCCATAGTAGAAGTTGTTCCGAAAAAAGGAGAAAACTTACCTCCTAATTTAGATAGAGAAAAATTATACTCAGAAAATTATGCTTGTCCTGTACATGGTTCTATTGTAGAGGAACTTTCTCCTAGATTATTTTCCTTTAACAGCCCATATGGTGCCTGTCCAGATTGTCATGGGATTGGTTATTTAAAAAAATTTACTGCTGATAGAGTAATACCAGACAAAACATTACCTGTTTATGCTGCAATAGCTCCTTGGAGTGAAAAAGATAATACTTATTATTTTTCATTACTATTTTCAGTTGGACAAGCGTATGGTTTTGAATTAAAAACTCCTTGGAAAGATTTAAGTGATTTGCAAAAAAAAGTTTTACTTTTAGGATCAGATAAACCAATATTAATTCAAGCTGATAGTCGTTTTAAAACTTCTAGTGGTTTTGAAAGGCCTTTTGAAGGGATTCTACCAATATTAGAAAGGCAATTGAATGAAGCTAATGGAGAATCAGTTAAGCAAAAGTTAGAAAAGTATTTAGAATTAGTACCTTGTAATACATGTTCTGGAAAAAGATTAAGACCTGAGGCGTTGGCCGTTAAACTTGGTCCATATAATATAACTGATTTAACTTCTATAAGCGTTTCTGAAACTTTAACTCATATTGAGCGAATCATGGGTTTAGGAAAGACTAATAAGGAAAATATATCTTTATCAGAAAAACAAAAGCAGATAGGTGAATTGGTTTTAAAAGAAATTCGTTTACGTTTGAAGTTTTTAATTAATGTCGGTTTAGATTATTTAACTTTAGATAGACCTGCCATGACTTTGTCTGGTGGAGAAGCTCAACGTATTAGATTAGCAACGCAAATAGGAGCAGGGCTTACTGGTGTTTTATATGTATTAGATGAACCAAGTATTGGTTTACACCAGAGAGACAATGACAGATTATTAGAAACATTAAAAAGCTTAAGAGATTTAGGAAATACTTTAGTTGTTGTTGAACATGACGAAGATACTATGAAATCCGCAGATTATATAGTAGATATTGGCCCAGGGGCAGGTATTTATGGTGGGGAAATTATTGCTAAAGGATCATATGAAGATGTCTTAAAATCAGATAGGTCATTAACGGGGGCTTATCTCAGTGGTAGGAAGTCGATTCCTACTCCAAAAGAACGTAGATCATCTGTTAAAAAAAGTTTAATTTTAAACAATTGCTCTAAAAATAATTTAAAGAATATATCTGTAGAATTTCCCTTAGGAAGGTTAGTTTCTGTAACGGGTGTAAGTGGGAGTGGGAAAAGTACTTTGATAAATGAATTACTTCACCCTGCCTTGTGTCATTCTCTAGGATTAAAAGTCCCTTTTCCTCAAGGGGTAAAAGAGTTAAAGGGTATAAAGGCAATTGACAAAGTTATTGTTATTGATCAATCGCCCATAGGGAGAACACCAAGATCAAACCCTGCCACTTATACAGGTGCTTTTGATCCTATAAGGCAGTTATTTACTGCCACAGTAGAAGCAAAAGCAAGGGGCTATCAGGCTGGCCAATTTAGTTTTAATGTAAAAGGAGGAAGATGCGAAGCTTGTAAAGGCCAGGGAGTTAATGTTATTGAAATGAATTTTTTACCTGATGTTTATGTTCAATGTGAAGTATGCAAAGGAGCTCGTTTTAATAGGGAAACTCTTCAAGTTAAATATAAAGGTTTTAATATATCTGATGTTTTAGAGATGACTGTTGAAAAAGCTGCAGAAACTTTTTCAGCGATACCTCAAGCTGCTGATAGATTATCTACATTGGTAGATGTCGGATTAGGATATGTCAAATTAGGCCAACCAGCTCCTACATTATCTGGCGGGGAGGCTCAAAGAGTTAAGTTAGCTACAGAATTATCTAAAAGAGCTACTGGAAAAACTCTATATTTGATTGATGAACCAACTACAGGTTTAAGTTTTTATGATGTTCACAAATTAATGGATGTCATACAACGTTTGGTAGATAAAGGTAATTCTGTAATTGTTATCGAACATAATTTAGATGTAATTAGATGTTCTGATTGGATTATTGATTTAGGACCTGATGGAGGTAATAAAGGCGGCGAAGTTATTACAGAAGGTATTCCTGAGGATGTAGCTAAACATCCCACTAGCCATACAGCAAAATATCTTAAAAAGGTTCTTAAATAA